tttatttattttattttatttatttatttattttaaggaaggcttacagactaataacattatttagatactaacTATAGGTTTAACTTATTGCTAATAACAAGCCCccacatattatttatcaaatgactcattaatttataattctatGCGATAGGAAAATGTGTATATTCCTACACTATGTATTTGTTAAGTGTTaaaacatagtttaaatttaaCTGCTTCGTTAAATACGTTGTACGAATGTGACTGTCAAGCATGAAgtgttcagtacccttagttcgagtttactttacgtttaatgacATCGAAACCAAGACCGCTTTCggcactttgattggttggttcatgggcaccagccaatcagagcgaatgcgctttcgtttcgatttcgttttcgtacaacgtaaagcaaactcatactaacagATCGTTTAACTTGTACAGTTCAAATTCccttatttttcagttttatggaatgtttaaaataccaatatatattttatttttgttattgtttccatTACAAGCTCTTAGTAACAATATATATAGACAAACGAGAGATCTTTTTAAAGATTGCTCAAGGATCTCAAGATTACTCACAATCCTTATAATCGATCGACGCAAACATTGCGAGATCTGAAtcaatttaaacataattacttGTTTAATTACAGCACTTGTTTATTATTAGCTACATATCTTTAGTaaatattgtagtttttatcgatgtttacttattttcttGTTGTTAGAGTTCAACTCAACAAGTAAGAAATCTGGAATTTGATACACAGTCACATAATTTTGGGTAGTACGTTGGTACAttttttagtttcaaattgTCATTAATTGCACCAGAATATTGAATTGACACACAAAGTCTGAATGATGTAACCTTTTTATCTATCTCCtacattaagtctttgactgccaatagaaaactgttgaaggcaaatcctccgctaacgtcagtcatcggtgaccaccacagcgttcaaagtgttaattATTTACCTATGAAAAATGatttaacaatttattagaCGCCAgtactttattatgtaattgttatttaaatttactgCAATAAGTAAAAAGTCGACTGACTTTAACGATCAaatgtaatttatgtaataaatatgttcAAGACTTTATGTTATATGTTTATGATGTAACTGATTTAGGTCCCCATTGTCACCTAATACGACTGTTCAATAGGTCacaaataacatattatgtcaTGTCATACATCTAAACAATTTATGTTCTAATAAAGTATTAATCGTACTAGCAGtttaatctattaaaatatagatactattgtcaaaatataaatatataaattgaaaacaatgacatacatattattttatgtaaaatatgatGACACGTGTATAGGGAGCTAATGATcgattaagaaataaaaatggaactttaagataaaagaaagaaataaaaaattgcaTCATATGTACTGGTAATTTACCATGTTCTTTGGTCCATGGTCAATCAATTTTTATCCAAGTCAAAGTCGATATAGTCATGACCATTAGCTGTATGCGTGTTCTTAAAAAAGGGTAAGTAGAGGATTCTTTACAATGAAGTTATAACAACCTAGACTGTTGTTAAGTGTGATGTTagtgtgaaattatatgttgactgaaagtaataattttaacgATGTACTTTCTATAGAATTTGAGCCCGAGACTGTGACtaactcttgaatccaattccgattgaTATTTTGAACTATCGTACTCTTCAGTTGATTTTGAATGAACTTAATGGTATTTAGTTTACCTATACATTCCATACTCTAAACGCTATTTTAACTCTTACGAATGGggttgtataattttatattgaataattattcaGATTGTATTGGATTAAAATTGCGTTGACATTGGGATTGATTTCAAAAGTAAGCACTCATATTTGGCAgctagaaattaataataaaattagtaccaggtttgttatttacttacACGAGCGAGTACATTCTCGGTCATATATAATCTTAATCCCGCAACGCAATCAATGATTAACTTACTGCTACGTTTCGTATTATCTTTAGatatataatgtatgtaaaatccAAAATACATACACACGAAATACAAACGCAATTGTAATGGCCGACTACTTTGTCTGATTAAGGTGTTTTAGGCATTAAATAGTAGAAAGAAAATCTTGTAAGATGCTGTTTAACCTGCAGTACATGGTGGATTGTGTCATTATTGGTGAAGCGATCTTGGACTATCTGGCTGTAACTAAAGAATCTAATCATTAGCGTCGAACAAGGTATTATTTGGGGTATAGTATTATATCCGATATGTGAAGCTTCCAgccctaaataaataatataaagtccAACTTACCGGAGGCAGTCCTTTCTCCTGAAGCCATTGATCAGGCTCCTTCAAGCAGAAAGTGCCGTACAACAGCACAAGGGAAAACAGTCCGCTTGTCAATGAGAATAGTCCATAGTATCCCATCTTTTGCAGCAAAAACCCACTGATACCGATACCAATAGGCAGACCAGCGGTCATACAAAAGTTCACAAGTCCTACTCTAAATGTCCTGGACTCTTCCGAAGTAATATCACTGATATAGCTAAATACACCCAAAAACATTGTCACCCAGCCACCAGTAATGGCTGGAAATAGCGTCTCTAAGAACACCGTAACTTGCACAGGAATCTCATAGAAGAAATAGacatttactaaattatttatcgaCGTTAACAGTTCTCCGTAGATCGGTAGCATTATAACTAGCTTCCTCTTCCCCGTTCGGTCACTCCACGCCCCTAGGAACATTATTATGATACATGGTAACGCCGTTGAGATCACACTCTTCCAAATGTCTATGGAAGAGATCAGCTGCTGCACCGCCTGCTCGTACTCCGTAAAGTTCTTACTCGCCTTACTTACTAACGCATCACAAATTTCGTCTCCAAAACCGAAATTAACACGGCACGCTTTGTCCAAATTAAGATTTCCCATAGCAAACCTTGAAATGATACTGGGAATGATCAGACCAGCTAACAATGGTTCCACAGTGATGTTGTCCTTAATGTATCTCAGCTTTTCTCTGAAACTTTTGTCCTTATACAGATTAGGGATGACATCCTTGTTCAATGGCTTCTCTTCCATATCGACAGGTTTTGTCTTTTCTTCCGCCATATTTGCTATTTTTTCTGTTGACGGattaattcaaaatataactataatatCACTATCATTGTTTATAAACAGCACTCGAGCACGACCGACCGTCACTGTTGCGATGTTTGATACCACATTATGTCTGAAACATTGATAGACAGAATGCTTGCCTTATTTGTCTCACCGACATATCTGGTATCAATTACTCgtttataatgataatgtagAATTCCAATTAGATAAAGTCCTTTGTTTTAGGTGATTAAAGTTGCCACTTAATGTGTTTtggttcttttattttttcgttttatttatgtgGTCTTGCTGGTGTGTTGAGCCATTGTTCTGTGCGGCCGTTCTGGTCAGCGGCTGTCCAGCGACTGGTACCTGCATTAGAACTCAGTGTTAATATAAAGCAGGATGTTTTGAAACTACATTCAGTTGTGTAATGTACATacatggtttattttttaaccgcGCTATAGTCGGATACAGGTTTTTTTGCACTTTGGACTTTAATAGCATGGGCAAAGGTCTCAATGTTCGGTAGCATATAATTTTGTGATGTTTCATAGAAACAGCGACGTATAAATCAGTGTGATTTGCTAAAGGATAATCTGAGTAAATGTTATATCTATCTGATTCTGTGAATACGAAGCAAAATATAACGCAAAACgattctatatttttttgttattcccAGTAAGTATTACTCATCATGTCCGATTTTCCTTTGTATTTGTTGCTATCATTCCTTCTTAATTTGTCTAAACAGGGAATCAAACCCAGATATTCATATCACCCCGACTGGCACATTAATTAGAAATtcgaagaaaattaatatttaaacaaaataataagccATGATATcattaatatacttacataaatatcttaattaaataatccaattaataattatttactttataatctAGACGATTAAGTATATAATAGACTGACAACAAATATAGACGGCCTGgttattatgtgttattatgttGAAATACTATAACTGGGAATATAATGGTGTGCTAATAGGAATTAGTACTGGCAGCGATTATAACAGTTCTGTGGATCCAAACCGGATTTATGTACAGGTATTGAAAGCACATTAGTACAAATTAGTGGAATTAATATACCAtgatggcccggaggtttaagacgcccacttctcatgcatgagagcgcGGGTttcaaacctaccaacgacaagtaccaatatgactttttccaagttatattttctgtgtaagattatttagacaccattgacaaatggTAATGGAACACGTCGTGagaaaacctgagcttataTTAGTAATTAtcatttgaaatcgccaatcagCATTgaacaagtgtggtgattaatgctcaaaccttatccatgcgagaagaggcccttggtcagcagtggccacttataggctgttgatgatgatgacagtgGAATTAATTGTTATATACAACTGAGTAATTAACCGTGCAACGTGATTCTAATTTGTTTCCTGCGCGAAACATTGTACTAATATGTCTGCCCCAGATTTTACATTGTCACATAAAACTACATCACCACTTATCTTACCTAAAGGGTTAGTCAGATTACAAACATGTCTTAAAACTTTTTTCAATATTTGAGCCAGGAACCACGGAGCTTACTCTAGAATCCAACTCCGATCCAACAAAAACTGAGTTGCAACATTAGCGCCTATTACCACTTATGTGCCCTAAAGGGTTAGTCAGATTACAAACATTAAATGTTGGACCAAATTTTTAAcatgtttgttatgttataagacCTATATTACagaggatgagcctattgctatatctCATGGTAAGGAACATACGCTCTAACTTGACAACTCTGAACGCGCAAAGGACCCAAGTGCCCATAAGGTCACTTCAGATCGGTAACCGGCCACTGCTGCAAAATACACTAGAACATAGAAACAAGCACAAAAGTTGCTGAGTCATTTTTTTTGGGGAAACAAACACGTGAGTAGTTTGTGATGGTGTTGAATGACTATAAGAAGTACGTAACAACGACGTATGTGTAAAATGTATGGTatcttttcttctcctttagTAACATCTTCTGGTTGTAAAGGATCCCGCAACGATATTTCGTTATTAATTTATGTCCCTAGGACGCGTCGGACTTCAtggtgttccggtgttttcatggtagtatctactgtagatcctggcttacacgagttgcagcggtatgggaggatgAGACGGGGACGGGACGACTACGAAATAtgtcaaagtttaaaaaaatatagcggCGTATTGTGACTACGGCCGGTGACTCGTATGCAGAGACCCTTATACTTGAATCTTCGGACGTAGATCTGCCTGACATCTGAATTTCACGGTGACAATTGAATCTCCGTGAATGATGGCGGCTAAACTGTGATTATCTGACATTTTGCCAACACGCAACGGTCACGGAGTTATGGACCGGAAAACTATAGGAATACTATATAATGAGGAGGTGactatttagtatttttcttcTAACACTAAATTACAGGCTTTATGTACACGTTTTTACAAtgtttagatattattttggcGAATTATTTGTGTCATTAGCGGTGTTTATAGATTTAGTTTACAGATTTCATTGATTGTACGTTTTTAGTgtaattgacataattatttacttcgTTTTGTCAGTCCAAATTgaactttttttgttaattttaaatgaaatcataCACTGTATAGAGATAACTAATTGAGAAGTAATATTACATAGTTACAGCAGATATTTTGTTCTTTCGCTGGCGGTCAGAAACTGCCACTCACGGATAACTATAAATTCgaaaatttgtatgtttgtttattactccttcatgtcaaaatggctgaaggatTCAGATAAAATTTGGAGCAGGAATAAATTATGACTTAGAATAAGACATAAGccactttttatctcacggaaaTGCGTGAgcagccgctggcagaagctagtttaagtATGTATAAATGACATTTAATTGATACTTTTATAAATGAGGTGGTATATTCTGCATTAAACAAGTTTTGAGTTTGCATAGTTGATGGTCGCCTTGGTCCAATTCTTAAACCTACTTGATTCAACCTTAAAAGGATTATCACACATacgtacattatattttattatgtatgtacttgcAATCAAACCCGTACTTAGTAGACTCAGTCAGTAATGTCAGTATCAATCGACAGAAAATATAGGAAACCTTGACAAACtaataaaacactttttgtGTTCAGTACTTTTTGAGATGTTTGTGTTCAAAGCAACGGAcagttgtataatatttatataggtaccaATATATACTGAATTACATAACAAGCATGTATGCATGTTGCAAAAAAGCTACTAAACATAACCACAGAAACGTCTTCATCTCTAATTCAACACTTACTTTTTTCTAATTCTTGTAAAAtgagaaaaacatttaaatatgatTGTCCGTTTTTACACAAAACATTGAGTACTTAATAAACAAGCATTGATAATAAAGTAAACCTTACTGTTATGAAAATAAGGCATAGTGACACTGTTGCTGTGGCCAATTTAACAGTTTTAAGAAAAACTTAGTAGATAAACGGATACAGTgttttttttacactttttgttTGATTGACGACCATCACTGTAGTGATTTGAAGTATTAgttttatcaacaaaaacatcttgatattaaagtataattcagttcaacaaaaacaaacatggcgCCAATATACAACAGTTAACTATTATTAGCATGCCCTGAATTTGTAGGTAGAGTTTCCTACATAAAATGGACTATCTTAAGTAAAGATTCTGTGCttctataagtattaaaattaaaaaaaaatgaatcatTTGAAGAATAAACTAGAATTAGGTTTCTTTCTCGCAAAaattactaaacaaacaaaaaaaggtgtagaggttataagcgctcaaaAAGCTGGctcattaaaatgtggacaattggcaacgtttttgtagtatgggactgctagatggaaaagagaggggcgtggtttataacgtcccgcgctccccgtaaagtgtcacgcattatgttataGGGAAATCCAGATATGACATCTCCTCTGTGTACTTGCTTCATGCATGGAATCATAggcattttaaataatatgtcaaTAATTTCTATAGAACAACACAACAATTGCCATGTTCACattccataaaaacattattatcattCGATATGAATACCcactaacataacataacaaaaatgttgttttcaTCTTTCATTCCCGAAGGAGTAAGCAAAGGGGCACAATTCTATAAAATGTGAAACATATCTGATTGGACGATATGTTCTGTCCGATCAAGGAATCAAACTCAagatcaattattattatcgtcTTAaccacgtaactat
This Spodoptera frugiperda isolate SF20-4 chromosome 20, AGI-APGP_CSIRO_Sfru_2.0, whole genome shotgun sequence DNA region includes the following protein-coding sequences:
- the LOC118282201 gene encoding proton-coupled folate transporter: MAEEKTKPVDMEEKPLNKDVIPNLYKDKSFREKLRYIKDNITVEPLLAGLIIPSIISRFAMGNLNLDKACRVNFGFGDEICDALVSKASKNFTEYEQAVQQLISSIDIWKSVISTALPCIIIMFLGAWSDRTGKRKLVIMLPIYGELLTSINNLVNVYFFYEIPVQVTVFLETLFPAITGGWVTMFLGVFSYISDITSEESRTFRVGLVNFCMTAGLPIGIGISGFLLQKMGYYGLFSLTSGLFSLVLLYGTFCLKEPDQWLQEKGLPPIERTIDTNVSFFDLSHVAETVAVAFRPRPMNKKSKILLTLLMVFLLFGPTSSEHGVFYLFVRNRLNWDMVKFGVYVSYSIVLHSFGAMFSITVLSKRLQVDDCLLCFISVISKIAGSIWTAFVTTDIEMYLVPVAELLNATTFTSLRSIISKLVEKQENAKVNSLFSLTETTAALVFHPFYSWMYMKTLHTLSGAVFLASAAIAIPPSIILLFFYIQNKIGLKNLRKIALEAEEKKDVKEAESKKADPLTFVPSKIEKEKIEMGKNI